Below is a genomic region from Pseudarthrobacter sulfonivorans.
TCCAGTCCTTCGGCCTGATGTTCCTGATGTTCAACTGCAACAAGGCGCCGTTCAACAACAAGCTGGTCCGCCAGGCCCTGCACTACGGCCTGGACAAGGAAGCCATCATCAAGAAGGCCCTGTTCGGCAACGCGAAGGCTGCCAGCTCCTACTTCCAGGAAGGCCACCCGGACTACGTCAAGGCCAAGAACGTCTACGGCTACGACGCCGCGAAGGCTGAAGACCTCCTGAAGCAGGCCGGCGTCACGAGCCTCGAATTCGAACTGCTTACCACGGACACCGCCTGGGTCAAGGACGTTGCCCCGCTGATCCTCGAATCCTGGAACAAGATCCCGGGAGTGAAGGTCTCCGTGAAGAGCATCCAGTCCGGCGCGCTGTACACAGACCGCGTCGGCACCGGCGACTACTCAGTGGTCGCAGCCCCCGGCGACCCGTCAGTCTTCGGCAACGACGCGGACCTGCTCCTGAGCTGGTTCTACTCGGGCGCCACCTGGATGGAAAAGCGCGCCTACTGGACCGCTCCGGAGCGCGCCAAGCTGCAGGAACTGATGAACAAGGGCTCCCAGGCTGCCGCAGCAGATGCCAAGAAGATCACCGGCGAAATTGTGGACCTCGTCTCCGACGAAGTTCCCCTGTACCCGATCTTCCACCGCCAGCTGCCCTCCGCCTGGGACGACAAGAAGCTCAACGGCTTCAAGCCGCTGCCCACCACCGGCATGTCGTTCATCGACGTCGGACGCACCTCTTAAGGAGCGCCCCCCCCGGGACCTCCCGGGAGACGGCACCACCAACTCGACGCAGCAGGGGCTGTGGCCCGCTGGCCACAGCCCCTCTAAGTTGAGAAGCACCACCCCGTGACGCGGCCCCCGCGGCACAACCAAACAAACCGGAGAACAAATTGGTCACGATATTGCGTCTGCTAGGCCGCAGACTCGCAGCACTGCCATTGATGATCCTGGGCATCACCCTGCTCGTCTTCCTTGTCCTGCAGGCCGCTCCCGGCGACCAGGCAAGCTCCGCCCTCGGCGACGGCGCCAGCGAAGAAGCGAAGCAGCAGTACCGCCAGGAAAACGGCCTCAACGACCCGCTGGTCATCCAGTACTTCGCCTTCCTCGGCAGGCTTCTGCAGCTCGACCTCGGCGTCACCACCCCGCCGGCCAAGTCGGTGGCCGCCATGATCGGCTCCGCGTTCCCCCTGACGCTGCAGCTGACCTTCCTGGGCGTGCTGATCGCGATCGTCCTGTCCCTGACCTTCGGCATCCTCGGCGCCCTGTACCGGGACAAATGGCAGGACCAGCTGGTCCGCGTTTTCTCGATCGCCGCGATCGCCACGCCGTCGTTCTGGCTCGGCATCCTCCTGATCCAGTGGTTCGCCCTCGGCGCCAGCCCCCTGTTCCCCTCCGGGGGCATCGCGACGCCGGAATCCGGCTTCGGCGGCTGGCTCAACTCGATGGCCCTCCCGGCCCTGGCCCTCGGCATCCCGGTCTCCGCCTCGCTGATCCGCGTGGTCCGCACCTCGATGGTGGAGGAGCTGGACCGCGACTACGTCCGCACCGCCATCGGCAACGGCGTCCCCTACCGCGAAGTGGTCTCCAAGAACGTCCTCCGCAACGCCCTGGTGACCCCGGTGACCGTGCTGGGACTCCGCGTGGGCTACCTGCTCGGCGGCGCCGTCGTGATTGAAATGATCTTCGCCCTGCCCGGCATGGGCCAGCTGATCCTCAACGGCATCACCAACCTGGACGTCAACCTGGTCCAGGGCGTGGTGCTCACCATCTCCGTCACCTTCGTTCTGGTGAACATCGTGGTGGACCTCCTGTACCTGCTCATCAACCCCCGAATCAGGACGGTATAGCTCATGCGTAGCAAGCTTGCTGAACGGCTGAGTGCCCCGGGCCTCCGTTTCAAGGCGCTGCCTTGGGGCTCCCGCATCGCCCTCCTCTTCCTCATCATGATCGTCCTCTCCGCCGTGTTCGCGCCGGTCATCGCGCCGCACGATCCGCTGGAGACCTTCGTCCCCGCCACCCCGCCGGGCGCCGAGCACTTCTTCGGCACCGACCGGCTGGGCCGCGACATCTTCTCCCGCCTGCTGTTCGGCGCCCAGTCTTCGCTCATGATCGGCCTCGGCGCCGTGATCCTGGCCATCCTGGTGGGCGCGTTGCTGGGCTCCTTCGCCGCGACGTCCAGCAAGGCCGTCAACGAACTGATCATGCGCCTCATGGACATCCTGATGGCGTTCCCGGGCATCGCCCTGGCCGCAGTGCTGCTGGCCGCGTTCGGGAACTCGGTTCCCACCATCATCATCGCGATCGCCATCATCTACACCCCGCAGCTGGCCCGCGTGGTCCGCGCCAACGTGCTCTCCCAGTACGGCGAGGACTACGTCCGTGCCGAGCGTGTGATCGGCGCAGGCCGTTTCTACATCCTGCTCAAGCACATCGTCCGCAACACCGCCGCCCCCGTGCTGGTGTTCGCCACGGTGATGGTGGCCGACGCCATCATCCTCGAAGCCTCGCTGTCCTTCCTCGGCGCCGGCGTCCAGGATCCCGCCCCGTCGTGGGGCAACGTGATCTCCTACGGCCGCAACCTGGTCCTGTCCGGCGGCTGGTGGGCCACCACGTTCGCCGGTGTGACCATCCTGCTGACCGTGCTGTCGCTGAACATCCTCGCCGAGGGCCTCACCGACGCCATGGTGAACCCGAAACTGCGCAAGGCACCTGTAGTGAAGGACGACGACGGTTCGGCAGCTGCTGTGGCCGGCGCAGCGGTGGGTGCCGGCGTCGACACCCAGATCGGCACCTCCGTGGCCCAGCCGTCAGTGGTGGAAGAGCACGAGCTCGACGGCGTCCGCGCCGCCTACGGCGACGTCCTCACAGAGGAGCACTACAACGAGGCAGCCATCCTCTCCGATCCGAAGCTGGCCGCGGCGAACCCGCACCTGCTGCTGGACAAGGAACTGGAACTGCTCTCCGCCATCGAGGCCACTCGCACCGACCGCCTCCCCCAGGTACCGGCCGGCGCCCGCAACGTCCTCGAGGTCAGGAACCTGTCCATCCGCTTCCCGGGCCGCTTCGGCGACACCGCGATTGTGGACAACGTCTCCTTCACGGTCCGCGAAGGCGAAACCATGGGCCTGGTGGGCGAATCGGGCTGCGGCAAGTCCATCACGTCCCTCGCGGTCATGGGCCTGCTGCCCAAAACCGCGCAGGTCACCGGGTCCATCAAGTTCGACGGCAAGGAACTGCTGGATCCGGCCACCAGCCACAGCAGCATCAAGGCCTACGAAGGCCTGCGCGGCCAGCAGATCGCCATGGTCTACCAGGACGCCCTGAGCTCCCTGAACCCGTCCATGAAGATCAAGGACCAGATGGAGCAGCTGACCAAGCGCGGAGGCCGCAAGACCCCCACCGAGCTGCTGGAACTGGTCAAGCTCGATCCTGTCCGGACGCTCGCCAGCTACCCGCACGAGCTCTCCGGCGGCCAGCGCCAGCGCGTCCTGATCGCCATGGCCCTGTCCCGTTCACCGAAGATCGTGGTTGCCGATGAGCCCACCACCGCCTTGGACGTCACCGTCCAGAAGCAGGTAGTGGACCTGCTCAACGAGCTGCGCGAACAGCTGGGCTTCGCCATGGTCTTCGTCAGCCACGACCTTGCCCTGGTGGCCTCCCTGGCCCACCGCATCACCGTCATGTACGCCGGCCAGGTGGTGGAATCCGCGCAGGCTTCGGAGCTGCTGCAGAACCCCAAGCACGAGTACACCCGCGGCCTGCTCGGCGCTGTCCTCTCCATCGAGGCCGACGCCGTGCGCCTGCACCAGATCCCCGGCACCGTCCCGTCCCCGCGCGACTTCGCCCCGGGCGACCGCTTCGCCCCGCGTTCACTGCGGTCCGACGCCGACCCCGACCAGCAGCTGGTCCTGACGTCAGTAGGAGCCGCCGGCGGCGGGGACGCTGACCACTACTGGGCGAGCCACCTGAAGGAGGATGCAAAGTGAGTGAATCAACCGGCAAGCCGGTCATCGAGCTCAAGGACGTCAAGGTCTACCACCACGCACGTGGCGGCGGGGTCTTCCGCCCGAACATCGTCAAAGCGGTCGACGGCGTCGACTTCAGCATCAGCCGCGGCGAAACCGTGGGCATCGTGGGTGAGTCCGGCTGCGGCAAGTCCACGCTCGCGTCCGTGCTCGTGGGACTGCAGACGCCGACGTCGGGCGAGGTGCTGTTCCACGGCAAGCCCGCCATCAAGCGGAACGCCGCCCTGCGCAAGGAATTCGGCCGCTCCGTGTCCGTGGTCTTCCAGGACCCCGCCACGGCGCTGAACCCGCGCATGACCGTCCAGGACATCCTCACGGACCCCCTCCAGATCCACGGCATCGGCACTGCGGCAACGCGTGCCGCGAAGGTCAAGGATCTGCTGGCCCTGGTGGGCCTGCCGCAGTCCGCGGCCGAGGTCACGCCGTCGCAGGTTTCCGGCGGCCAGCGCCAGCGTGTGGCAATCGCCCGCGCACTGGCACTGGACCCGGACATCATCGTGGCGGACGAGCCGACGTCGGCCCTTGACGTCTCCGTCCGCGCCCAGGTGCTGAACCTGCTCTCGGACCTGAAGACCCAGCTGAACCTCGGCATGGTGTTCATCTCGCACGACATCCAGACCGTCCGCTACGTCTCGGACCGCATCTGCGTTATGTACTTCGGCAAGATCGTCGAGCAGGGCACCGCCACCCAGGTCTTCGACAGCCCCACCAACGACTACACCAAAAAGCTCCTGGGCGCCGCCCCGAGCCTGCTCCACATCTAGCTTTCCCACCTCAAATTTTCGTCTAACCATCAATATTTGGAGAACTCTGTGACCACCGTCGCTTCCCGTTTCCAGGGCGTCATTCCGCCCGTCGTAACCCCCCGCACCGTCGATGGCGCCATCGACGTACCGTCGCTGGAAAACGTCACCAAGCACCTGCTCGACGGCGGCGTCAGCGGCCTGTTTGTGCTGGGATCCTCCGGCGAGGTCACCCACATGACCAACACCGAGCGCGACCTCGTCGTGCAGACCGTGGCAGGCGTGAACGCCGGCCAGGTGCCGCTGATCGTGGGCGCTGTGGAGCAGACCACCAACCGCGTCATCGAAGAAGCCAAGCGCGTCATCGCGCTGGGTGCCGACTCGATCGTGGCCACCAGCCTGTACTACGCCATCTCCAACGCCCAGGAGAACGGCACGCATTTCCGCTCCATCGCCGCCGCCGTCGACGTTCCCGTCTTCGCCTACGACGTGCCGGTGCGCACCCACTTCAAGCTGCCCACCGACCTTCTGGTCGAGCTGGGCCGCGAGGGCGTCATTGCCGGGGTGAAGGACTCCTCCGGCGACGACGTCTCGTTCCGCCAGCTGCTGCTGGCCGCCAAGGACATCCCCAACTTCGACATCTTCACCGGCCACGAAGTGGTTGTGGACGGCGCCCTCCTGGGCGGCGCCCAGGGTGTTGTTCCGGGCCTCGGCAACGTTGACCCGGCGGGCTACCGCCGCCTGTTCGACGCCGCACAGGCCGGCGACTGGGCCCAGGCCGCAGCCGAGCAGGACCGCTTGGCCGACGTCTTCGAAATCGTCTACACCCCTAAGCCCGGCCGCATGTCCGGAAACGCCGCCGGCCTGGGCGCCTTCAAGACCGCCCTGCAGCTCATGGGCATCATCAAGACGAACGTCATGAGCGCGCCCATGCTCTCCTTGGACGAAGACGAGACCAAGGCAATCCGCGCCATCCTGGAACGCAACGGCCTGATGTAGTCTTCGCGGCCGGGGCGCTGGGCATGCTCCTTTTGCCGGCTGCTGCGCTCGTTCCTCACGCAACAACGCAGCCTACGCAAAAGAACCATGTCCAGCGCTGCTTCCGTGATCAACCAGACCCCAGGTGATCGAGCCTGTCGAGATCCCCTGTTAGGAAGAGAATGATGTACGCGATCGGTGTTGACCTTGGGGGTACTAAGACTGCAGCCGGGGTTGTTTCCGCGGACGGGGAGGTCTTGTTTTCGGAGACTATTCCGACTCTGAACCGGGATGGTGGCGACGCCATTTTGGACGCTACTGCGGCGCTGGTTTCTTCCCTTTTTGTCCGGGCTCAAGCAGCGGGCCTGGACGTTGCAGGGGTTGGCGTTGGTTCGGCCGGCGTTATCGATGCCGGACGCGGGGTGGTGGTTTCCGCTACGGATGCCAT
It encodes:
- a CDS encoding dihydrodipicolinate synthase family protein, with amino-acid sequence MTTVASRFQGVIPPVVTPRTVDGAIDVPSLENVTKHLLDGGVSGLFVLGSSGEVTHMTNTERDLVVQTVAGVNAGQVPLIVGAVEQTTNRVIEEAKRVIALGADSIVATSLYYAISNAQENGTHFRSIAAAVDVPVFAYDVPVRTHFKLPTDLLVELGREGVIAGVKDSSGDDVSFRQLLLAAKDIPNFDIFTGHEVVVDGALLGGAQGVVPGLGNVDPAGYRRLFDAAQAGDWAQAAAEQDRLADVFEIVYTPKPGRMSGNAAGLGAFKTALQLMGIIKTNVMSAPMLSLDEDETKAIRAILERNGLM
- a CDS encoding dipeptide/oligopeptide/nickel ABC transporter permease/ATP-binding protein, which produces MRSKLAERLSAPGLRFKALPWGSRIALLFLIMIVLSAVFAPVIAPHDPLETFVPATPPGAEHFFGTDRLGRDIFSRLLFGAQSSLMIGLGAVILAILVGALLGSFAATSSKAVNELIMRLMDILMAFPGIALAAVLLAAFGNSVPTIIIAIAIIYTPQLARVVRANVLSQYGEDYVRAERVIGAGRFYILLKHIVRNTAAPVLVFATVMVADAIILEASLSFLGAGVQDPAPSWGNVISYGRNLVLSGGWWATTFAGVTILLTVLSLNILAEGLTDAMVNPKLRKAPVVKDDDGSAAAVAGAAVGAGVDTQIGTSVAQPSVVEEHELDGVRAAYGDVLTEEHYNEAAILSDPKLAAANPHLLLDKELELLSAIEATRTDRLPQVPAGARNVLEVRNLSIRFPGRFGDTAIVDNVSFTVREGETMGLVGESGCGKSITSLAVMGLLPKTAQVTGSIKFDGKELLDPATSHSSIKAYEGLRGQQIAMVYQDALSSLNPSMKIKDQMEQLTKRGGRKTPTELLELVKLDPVRTLASYPHELSGGQRQRVLIAMALSRSPKIVVADEPTTALDVTVQKQVVDLLNELREQLGFAMVFVSHDLALVASLAHRITVMYAGQVVESAQASELLQNPKHEYTRGLLGAVLSIEADAVRLHQIPGTVPSPRDFAPGDRFAPRSLRSDADPDQQLVLTSVGAAGGGDADHYWASHLKEDAK
- a CDS encoding ABC transporter permease, yielding MVTILRLLGRRLAALPLMILGITLLVFLVLQAAPGDQASSALGDGASEEAKQQYRQENGLNDPLVIQYFAFLGRLLQLDLGVTTPPAKSVAAMIGSAFPLTLQLTFLGVLIAIVLSLTFGILGALYRDKWQDQLVRVFSIAAIATPSFWLGILLIQWFALGASPLFPSGGIATPESGFGGWLNSMALPALALGIPVSASLIRVVRTSMVEELDRDYVRTAIGNGVPYREVVSKNVLRNALVTPVTVLGLRVGYLLGGAVVIEMIFALPGMGQLILNGITNLDVNLVQGVVLTISVTFVLVNIVVDLLYLLINPRIRTV
- a CDS encoding ATP-binding cassette domain-containing protein; translation: MSESTGKPVIELKDVKVYHHARGGGVFRPNIVKAVDGVDFSISRGETVGIVGESGCGKSTLASVLVGLQTPTSGEVLFHGKPAIKRNAALRKEFGRSVSVVFQDPATALNPRMTVQDILTDPLQIHGIGTAATRAAKVKDLLALVGLPQSAAEVTPSQVSGGQRQRVAIARALALDPDIIVADEPTSALDVSVRAQVLNLLSDLKTQLNLGMVFISHDIQTVRYVSDRICVMYFGKIVEQGTATQVFDSPTNDYTKKLLGAAPSLLHI